Within Salvia splendens isolate huo1 chromosome 21, SspV2, whole genome shotgun sequence, the genomic segment TACGATTTGTAGCAGTGAATTtactttcatatttttttttatttcacctTTATTTTGTAGTTTGAATTTGTATCAACAACTTTCACGTCAGTGTGTGTGAATTCAATATGTGATGCATGAGGTCTTGCTAAATTGATTCGGGTTGAATATGGGTTTGAAGTACACAAATTTgtctttatatttattaaatatgatCTCAAGTTGAAATTAGTCATTTATTACTGAATAGATTAATACGGAGCATTAATATTTCATCTCAGATTACAACATATTACATACATGTGAGAGAAGACCTTTAACCTTTATAGACCAACCAAACCATACCAAAGAGAAAGGGAACTTAATATCCAGGGGAAAAGTACACACACATCTTACTGGACATACATAACTTTTTATTCTAACTTTATAATTAAAACCATATATAATAGGATATATAAATAAACAAACTTCAGCCACTTCTGCATGAGGAATCATTCTTGACATCCAACTCTACCACTCTCTCTACCATCTGATCACTCCTCAGCTTTCACAACTGGGACTTCCTCAGCTGCCTCCTTCACCTCCTCAGCCGCGGGCTTCTCCTCCTCGGCGGCCGCTTCCTCTGCCGGAGCTGCAGCCGCAGGCTTCTCCTCCTCGGCCTCGGCTTCCGGCTTCTCAGCCTCCTTCTCTGGAGCTGTTTCCTTTGCTTCCTCGGCTGCAACCTCTGGTGTCTCGGCCTCGGGAGCGGGCTCTTCAGCCGGAGCTTTCTCGGCCTCAGCTTCTGGAGCCGGTGGCTCGGCCTCTGGCGCAGCTGGTTTCTCCAACGGAGCAACTTCTTCAGCTGCTTCTTGAGGTGCAGCTTCGTCGGCCACCACCGTCTCTTGCTCTGCCACGGTGATCACTTCCTCCTTCGGGAGAGTCTCCGGGACTGGTGCCGGTACCGATTGAACCTTCATTAGATAGGAATGTTAATATATATGTAACTATTTATGGTGTGAAATAAAGTTTCATAGTACTATTTGGTTATGCGACATTTGATGGGATATGAATTTCAGACTATAAAATTTGGATGCAAATTAATTATAAACCATATTTAACATTGATATGTAACTAAGCAAGATCAACTTGATCGGATGAGAACTTGATTTCACTTGATAGTAGTTTGTTCATGTGTGAGATGATCTATAACAAAAATTTATGTAATACTAGTAATGTTTTTGTATGTAGTAAAATAATACTTTGAATAAGAAAAGGAATTGAAGTAGTACCTCAGCTGTAGCCATTGATGAAATTGTGGTGTGGAAGAAGATGAGTATAAAGAGGAGAGAGAGGATTGATTTGCTAATTTGATGGTGGAAACTAGACTATAAGAGAAGGTATATATAGGAAGTAAATCAGctatttcataattaaaatattgattaTGAAAAAGTAAAGGGATGGGAAGCCACTAGGGATATACATCTCATCATGATCAGTTGTATATACTTTAGGCAGGTCTAGTTGTAAATTTTCGACTTTACAATAAAATGGGGTTTAATTATAGTTCACTTTTTGGTTGAATTGCAAAAATACTTTGATAATTCAAATATTGCAAAAATAGTCTGACATTTAACAGCAACAACTTACAGATACATATTTCTAATTGAAAATTCTAACTTCAAGTCCAATGagaatattttgatttattttattaattattttgaaaatatatttgtCATTTGATCATCAAAACGGCCTTAATCAAATTGTCCACAACTTATTCGGGTCTTCTATGCCTATATGTTTTTTTCTGAAAATGAAGTCTCGTGCCTAAAATTGAGAAActtttacaaaaaaaacaagaaaatttaTTGAAGTATTATTAGTAGAAAATGATATTCATCTATTAaaaatttttatcataattaaataaagattaattttaatgaataaataattaaaaaatatgattaatttttatgattaaaaagGTACTCCATAAAAAAGAAGTATAGAACGCTTAGGAATGGGCCGATGCACATGGGGAGGTCACAAATCCACATCATGCTTTCATGTTCCATAAATCTCagtctaaatttcttttaattggTAATGCTCTTATATTAgtttatactaatatttattttacaaaTCAGCATAAGcttctttttttgttatttgttttGCATTTTGGAGATATATATCCCGACTTAATTAAGTGTGACATTTTATTTGGCATaagaactaataaaaaaaataataagttcaaatgaaaaatagtaaattatgagagataataaaataagaaagtgaataaaagtatattttctcaaaaataaaatgagtCATTTAACTTGGGAAGTTTTGAAAAGGAATACAAATAAATTATCTTTAAAGATGATACAagttatataaaattaaaaaaagtataaaaCATTAAATAGCAATAGTTAGAACTTAGAAGAATAGTGTTACTCGATAGTAAAATCCACCGTATTAGTAGTGTTAAATTGGTGAAAATACTTTAAGAATAAAAAGTAAACTAACCGTAGAGAAGGCCAAAATAAGGTgacttatatattttttttaatagaagGAGTAATTATTACAAATTAACTCATTAGATACGAAGAAATATTCTGAATAATTTGCAAAGCTAGTAGTGAtagataattaaattattgtgcaAGATTGTCGTTTCTAACACAACTGCTGTAATTCAACTCAAAGGGTTAACTGGAAAGGTGTATAGACCATTTTACAGATCATATTGAATTACTACCAAAGAGGTGTATAGCTCAGCATATCTCAAGCCGTAGAGATTACGATTCTTATAAACTTTTTGGTAATTGAATATGGTCTTCTAAATGGTGTACAATAAATCATTACAATCTAATCCCAATGTCATCGTCACATGCAAATTATCGGTTTAGTGAATCATCACCTTTCGTGTAATTTGTCTACAAGTATTAACTTTAATGTTTGTGCATTCCACCGCTTCACACAAACCTtttgcattttatttcattttatcataCTATAAAATACAAGAgaactattttttaattaatcaaactAAAGAAATTGACTATTTTTAGGAATGAGtagaatataaaattcaaaattatgcAAATAGTCAGTGCATGTGGCAGCATCCCATGCACTGACTTAAAGATTAAaaagatagataaaaaaagttaataaGACTTAAAAGATTAACTTTCTATTTTGTGTAAGAGATTAATTTTGCTGGaagaatgaaaataaaataaaaggataaaatattttttttggagagAGATGGTATatgttttaacattttaaatggGAATGAAacaacaataaataaattaatgttatttatgaaaaaaaattggttgaTTATTCTAAATACAGTTTCAAAATTTTTAGACCTTCCATCGCCTCACATAAAATCCTTAGAGCATCttcaatggcggcgagcgggccggctagccgatttccggcgctcgccgaaccattggaaccggcgagcgccatttcggcgaaaaaatcggctagcgTTGGCCGATCCGCgagcgctcgccggtccgctcgccgccattgtaggCGGCGGACCGGCGAGCGGTCGGCGAgccaatttaatttttttttattttcgaaacactatatatacgcgatttgcacgtcattttcattcgcacctactttgcggaacgccaggagtcggcgcgcaacgacgtggagcgcgcatttggtgtgctccagtctcgatgggcggcaattaggggtccaacgcgtttgtggtatatcgactgcattgctgatatatgtacgcctgtattatcatgcacaacatgattgtcgaagatgaaggtgtacgactgactagttgggccaacgacgataatgaagccagtccaagccacggcatagccgcccccaacgtacgaaatGGGATCccgcacgatgaagccggcctcctccaagcacatgccgac encodes:
- the LOC121785511 gene encoding cytochrome c1-like; the encoded protein is MATAEVQSVPAPVPETLPKEEVITVAEQETVVADEAAPQEAAEEVAPLEKPAAPEAEPPAPEAEAEKAPAEEPAPEAETPEVAAEEAKETAPEKEAEKPEAEAEEEKPAAAAPAEEAAAEEEKPAAEEVKEAAEEVPVVKAEE